In Kordiimonas sp. SCSIO 12610, the following are encoded in one genomic region:
- a CDS encoding NADH:ubiquinone oxidoreductase subunit NDUFA12, translating to MKIFSSPIFTWWNSATFGTKLFTSRKGIKVGEDSQGNIYYKQKDGHRRWVIYKNGPVEASRVPAEWHGWLHYTVDELPSESNQVIKDWEKDHIPNMTGSDAAYLPSGSLSMGGKRAASSSDYEPWTP from the coding sequence ATGAAAATCTTTTCGTCACCAATATTTACTTGGTGGAATTCCGCAACGTTCGGCACCAAACTTTTTACAAGCCGCAAAGGTATTAAGGTTGGCGAAGACAGTCAGGGTAATATTTACTATAAACAAAAAGACGGCCATCGCAGATGGGTGATCTATAAAAACGGTCCTGTCGAAGCGTCACGCGTGCCTGCAGAATGGCATGGTTGGTTACATTACACAGTTGATGAACTTCCAAGTGAAAGCAATCAGGTTATCAAAGACTGGGAAAAAGATCATATCCCGAATATGACCGGATCTGATGCTGCTTACCTTCCTTCTGGTAGCTTGAGCATGGGCGGTAAACGCGCTGCCAGCTCATCTGATTATGAGCCGTGGACGCCATAG
- the mlaD gene encoding outer membrane lipid asymmetry maintenance protein MlaD, with product MSSNLVESLIGALVLIVAGWFLVFAYERTDAMSSGGYSLVAKFDRIDGLNVGSDVRMSGIKVGTVIDQRLDPVTYQAVVQFSVAPGVELPLDTAAAISSASLLGGSYLSLLPGGEEEYLVEGDEIEETQDAVDLVGLIGKFTSGGSDSE from the coding sequence ATGTCCAGTAACCTAGTTGAATCATTGATTGGAGCTCTTGTCCTTATTGTAGCGGGCTGGTTCCTAGTTTTTGCATACGAACGCACAGACGCAATGTCATCAGGTGGTTACTCACTGGTCGCAAAATTTGACCGCATTGACGGTCTGAATGTCGGTAGTGATGTTCGTATGTCAGGCATTAAAGTCGGAACTGTTATCGATCAGCGACTGGACCCTGTTACATATCAGGCCGTTGTTCAATTTTCCGTTGCACCGGGTGTAGAGCTTCCTCTGGATACTGCTGCCGCGATCTCAAGCGCAAGTTTGCTCGGCGGAAGTTATCTATCGCTATTACCTGGCGGGGAAGAAGAGTACCTCGTAGAAGGTGATGAGATTGAGGAAACGCAAGACGCGGTAGACCTTGTTGGGTTAATTGGTAAGTTTACCTCTGGCGGCAGCGATAGTGAATAA
- a CDS encoding DUF2155 domain-containing protein, with product MNKRHYIFSALFLSMILSLHPVEAQKVDAVPDDILGENTINQTHVVLRALDKITARITELEIPIGQEERFGTLAISVKYCRTRSPIEPPETFAYLIIDDVKRDNSREKSFEGWMVASSPALNALEHPIYDVWVINCKTNSPE from the coding sequence GTGAATAAGCGGCACTATATCTTCTCAGCACTATTTTTATCGATGATATTATCCTTGCACCCAGTTGAGGCGCAAAAGGTCGATGCTGTGCCTGATGATATACTCGGCGAGAATACAATAAATCAAACACATGTGGTTTTAAGAGCGCTAGATAAAATCACAGCGCGGATTACAGAGCTTGAAATTCCGATTGGACAGGAAGAACGTTTTGGCACGCTTGCGATCTCTGTAAAATACTGTCGAACACGTTCGCCAATTGAACCGCCAGAAACCTTCGCGTATTTAATCATTGATGATGTGAAACGGGATAATAGCCGGGAAAAATCATTTGAAGGCTGGATGGTTGCATCCAGTCCTGCGCTAAATGCGCTAGAGCATCCAATTTATGATGTTTGGGTAATCAACTGTAAAACCAATTCACCTGAATAA
- the aat gene encoding leucyl/phenylalanyl-tRNA--protein transferase has product MRDVVTPEILLRAYAYGIFPMSEDKDDDTLFWVDPDERGIIPLSSFRISKSLKKIIRQNKFTVTVDTAFQEVMKGCANPAKDREITWISGRIEDLYYDLFKQGNAHSVECWLDDKLVGGLYGVCMNGAFFGESMFHTVTDASKVALAHLVARMIDKGFSLLDTQFVTDHLKQFGAIEISRDDYHSKLNHALKQNDVIFDADNPATYSGELVLQLITQTS; this is encoded by the coding sequence ATGCGGGATGTTGTTACCCCTGAAATTTTACTAAGGGCCTATGCATACGGTATCTTTCCGATGTCGGAAGACAAGGATGATGATACCCTTTTTTGGGTCGACCCTGACGAACGCGGTATTATTCCCCTAAGTAGCTTTCGCATTTCAAAATCGCTCAAAAAAATCATAAGGCAAAATAAGTTCACCGTAACGGTTGATACTGCCTTTCAAGAAGTGATGAAAGGATGTGCGAACCCAGCCAAAGACCGAGAAATCACGTGGATCAGTGGCCGTATTGAAGATTTATATTATGACCTCTTCAAGCAAGGTAACGCTCACTCAGTTGAATGTTGGCTGGATGATAAGCTTGTTGGTGGCCTGTACGGCGTTTGCATGAACGGCGCATTCTTCGGTGAAAGTATGTTTCACACAGTCACCGATGCCAGCAAGGTGGCCTTAGCGCATTTGGTAGCCAGAATGATCGATAAGGGCTTCAGCCTTTTAGATACTCAATTTGTTACCGATCACCTTAAACAATTTGGTGCGATTGAAATATCAAGAGACGACTATCATTCAAAGTTAAATCACGCTTTAAAACAGAATGATGTTATTTTTGACGCAGACAATCCAGCGACTTATTCAGGTGAATTGGTTTTACAGTTGATTACCCAAACATCATAA
- the accC gene encoding acetyl-CoA carboxylase biotin carboxylase subunit, which produces MFKKVLIANRGEIALRIHRACHEMGIKTVAIHSTADADAMHVRLADESVCIGPPSSTDSYLNIPAIISAAEITGADAVHPGYGFLSENARFAEIVEEHGIAFIGPSPEHIRMMGDKITAKETVKKLGIPVVPGSDGGITEDEEAYKVCSEIGYPVIVKAASGGGGRGMKVVNTEEELSGALTACRTEAKAAFGDDAVYIEKYLGKPRHIEFQIIGDKYGNCIHLGERDCSLQRRHQKVLEEAPSPAIDEQTRMRMGGIVSKAMGDFGYLGAGTIEFLYEDGEFYFIEMNTRLQVEHPVTEMITGIDLVREQIRVASGKKLYYTQDMVRFFGHAIECRINAEHPETFMPSPGTVTQYHTPGGLNVRCDSAVYAGYKIPPYYDSMIAKLIVSGFSRSGCMLRLRRSLEEYVIDGVTTTIPLHLRLMENEDFQNGDYDIHWLEAFLAGDK; this is translated from the coding sequence CTGGCGGACGAAAGCGTATGTATCGGCCCGCCGTCATCAACTGATAGTTATTTGAATATTCCTGCGATTATTTCTGCGGCTGAAATAACCGGTGCTGACGCTGTTCACCCCGGGTATGGGTTCTTGTCGGAAAACGCACGCTTTGCAGAAATTGTTGAAGAACATGGCATAGCTTTCATTGGTCCAAGCCCAGAACATATCAGGATGATGGGTGACAAGATCACTGCGAAAGAAACGGTTAAAAAACTAGGTATTCCTGTGGTGCCTGGTTCAGATGGTGGCATCACCGAAGATGAAGAAGCTTATAAAGTTTGTTCAGAAATTGGGTACCCGGTTATTGTAAAAGCTGCCTCTGGTGGTGGTGGTCGTGGTATGAAGGTCGTGAATACCGAAGAAGAATTATCCGGCGCACTTACAGCCTGCCGAACCGAGGCCAAAGCAGCTTTCGGTGACGACGCAGTCTACATCGAAAAGTATCTTGGTAAACCACGCCATATCGAATTCCAGATCATTGGTGATAAATACGGCAATTGTATTCACCTTGGTGAACGGGATTGTTCGCTACAACGGCGTCACCAAAAGGTATTAGAGGAAGCTCCCTCGCCTGCGATTGACGAACAAACCCGCATGCGTATGGGCGGAATTGTATCCAAGGCTATGGGTGATTTTGGCTATCTGGGCGCAGGTACGATCGAATTTCTATATGAAGACGGTGAGTTTTATTTCATCGAAATGAATACCCGTCTGCAGGTTGAGCACCCTGTAACTGAGATGATTACTGGTATCGACCTCGTGCGTGAGCAAATTCGCGTAGCTTCCGGCAAGAAGCTTTACTACACGCAGGATATGGTTCGTTTCTTCGGTCACGCGATTGAATGTCGTATCAATGCAGAACATCCTGAAACCTTTATGCCAAGCCCAGGAACAGTGACACAGTATCACACACCAGGTGGGCTGAATGTACGCTGCGATAGTGCGGTTTATGCAGGGTATAAGATCCCGCCCTATTATGACAGTATGATCGCAAAATTGATCGTTTCAGGGTTCAGCCGTAGTGGCTGTATGCTGCGCTTGCGTCGCTCGCTTGAGGAATATGTTATTGACGGTGTAACAACCACTATTCCTTTGCATCTTCGTTTGATGGAAAACGAGGATTTCCAAAACGGCGATTATGATATTCACTGGTTGGAAGCGTTCCTAGCTGGCGACAAATAA